The Microcebus murinus isolate Inina chromosome 4, M.murinus_Inina_mat1.0, whole genome shotgun sequence genome has a segment encoding these proteins:
- the LOC105867932 gene encoding cytochrome P450 4F3-like, which produces MPQLSLSWLGLGPAAASPWLLLLLLGASWLLARVLAWACAFHATCRRLRCFPQPPKRSWFWGHLGLAQSNEEGMRLIEDLGHHFRDVHLWWVGPFYPVLRLVHPKFVAPLLQASAAITPKDSTFYSFLRPWLGDGLLLSAGDKWSRHRRMLTPAFHFDILKPYVQIFNRSAGIMHAKWQRLASEGSARLDMFEHISLMTLDSLQKCVFSFDSHCQERPSEYIAATLELSALIVKRHQRVLLHADLLYHLTPDGRRFRRACALVHGFTDAVVRERRRALESQGVDGFLKAKAKSKTLDFIDVLLLAKDEDGKELSDEDIRAEADTFMFGGHDTTASGLSWVLYNLARHPEHQERCRQEVRELLRGREPAEIEWEDLAQLPFLTMCIKESLRLHPPVTVISRTCTKDVVLPDGRVIPKGNVCVISIFGIHHNPSVWSNPEVYDPFRFDPENPQKRSPLAFIPFSAGPRNCIGQTFAMTEMKVVLALTLLRFRLLPDHTEPRRKPELILRAEGGLWLRVEPLSGDLQ; this is translated from the exons ATGCCCCAGCTGAGCCTGtcctggctgggcctggggccggCGGCCGCCTCCccgtggctgctgctgctgctgctcgggGCCTCCTGGCTCCTGGCCCGCGTCCTGGCCTGGGCCTGCGCCTTCCACGCCACCTGCCGCCGCCTCCGCTGCTTCCCGCAGCCCCCTAAACGTAGCTGGTTCTGGGGTCACCTGGGCCTG GCCCAGAGCAACGAGGAGGGCATGCGGCTGATCGAGGACCTGGGCCACCACTTCCGTGACGTCCACCTCTGGTGGGTCGGGCCCTTCTACCCCGTCCTGCGGCTCGTGCACCCTAAGTTTGTTGCCCCCCTGCTCCAGGCCTCAG CTGCCATCACACCCAAGGATAGTACTTTCTACAGCTTCCTGAGACCCTGGCTGG GGGACGGGCTCCTGCTCAGCGCCGGTGACAAGTGGAGCCGCCACCGCCGCATGCTGACGCCCGCCTTCCACTTTGACATCCTGAAGCCCTACGTGCAGATCTTCAACAGGAGTGCCGGCATCATGCAC GCCAAGTGGCAGCGCCTGGCCTCGGAGGGCAGCGCCCGTCTGGACATGTTCGAGCACATCAGCCTCATGACCTTGGACAGTCTGCAGAAATGCGTCTTCAGCTTCGACAGCCATTGCCAGGA GCGTCCCAGCGAGTACATCGCCGCCACCCTGGAGCTCAGCGCGCTCATCGTGAAACGGCACCAGCGGGTCCTCCTGCACGCGGACCTCCTGTACCACCTCACGCCCGACGGGCGGCGCTTCCGCAGGGCCTGCGCCCTGGTGCACGGCTTCACGGACGCCGTGGTCCGCGAGCGGCGCCGCGCCCTCGAGAGCCAGGGTGTGGACGGCTTCCTCAAAGCCAAGGCCAAGTCCAAGACCTTGGACTTCATCGATGTGCTCCTGCTGGCCAAG GATGAAGATGGGAAGGAGCTGTCAGACGAAGACATACGGGCAGAGGCTGACACCTTCATGTTTGGGG GCCACGACACCACGGCCAGCGGTCTCTCCTGGGTCCTGTACAACCTCGCGAGGCACCCGGAGCACCAGGAGCGCTGCCGGCAGGAGGTGCGGGAGCTGCTGAGGGGCCGTGAGCCCGCAGAGATTGAGTG GGAGGACCTGGCCCAGCTGCCCTTCCTCACCATGTGCATCAAGGAGAGTCTGCGGCTGCACCCCCCCGTCACTGTCATCTCCCGCACCTGCACCAAGGACGTGGTGCTCCCCGATGGCCGGGTCATCCCCAAAG GGAACGTCTGTGTCATCAGCATCTTTGGGATTCATCACAACCCGTCAGTCTGGTCCAACCCTGAg GTGTATGACCCCTTCCGCTTCGACCCAGAAAACCCCCAGAAGAGGTCACCCCTGGCGTTTATTCCCTTTTCGGCGGGACCCAG GAACTGCATCGGGCAGACCTTCGCCATGACCGAGATGAAGGTGGTCCTGGCGCTCACCCTGCTGCGCTTCCGCCTCCTGCCCGACCACACGGAGCCGCGCAGGAAGCCGGAGCTGATCCTGCGCGCCGAGGGCGGCCTCTGGCTGCGGGTGGAGCCGCTCAGCGGGGACCTGCAGTGA